One window of the Nocardia huaxiensis genome contains the following:
- a CDS encoding DUF4132 domain-containing protein, which translates to MHAGAVLGDARFFDWISRMIETWNSCGNHLVAHAALEAYAANGSDPALAQLFRLSRAARSQKLAKRAQDAVTMAARWRGLTPEDLADLIVPSHGFALDGTRQLDYGPRGFVVTLDEQLKPIVFDAVRADSGRWSQGPRRRSLPKPGVKDDAVMAGAAHREFTVLRKEVKSTAAEQLTRFEAAMVRQRRWTAERFRSRIVDHPVLWQLARRLVWVACDADGKADSAFRIAEDRSLAAVDDRPFTLDDTATVGIAHPIQLGDTLPAWAELFADYQILQPFPQLERSVHRLSEAERPVEALTRFAGRTLATGRILGANKAGWLRQDIQSGAQWNLIFRPLGEGHTLVLDFEPGIRLFNELADPVQRIAQFRLAVTGSSAQWWGQGVPFGELDEITASEALLAFLALDPREP; encoded by the coding sequence ATGCACGCGGGGGCCGTGCTCGGCGACGCCCGGTTCTTCGACTGGATCAGTCGCATGATCGAGACCTGGAACAGCTGCGGGAATCACCTGGTGGCCCATGCGGCGCTGGAGGCGTACGCGGCGAATGGCTCCGATCCGGCACTCGCACAACTGTTTCGACTGTCGCGAGCCGCCAGGTCGCAGAAGCTCGCGAAGCGTGCGCAGGATGCGGTGACCATGGCGGCGCGGTGGCGTGGGCTCACGCCGGAGGATCTCGCCGATCTGATCGTGCCGAGTCATGGTTTCGCGCTGGATGGCACGCGGCAGCTCGACTACGGTCCGCGCGGTTTCGTCGTCACACTGGACGAGCAATTGAAGCCGATCGTCTTCGACGCGGTGCGCGCGGATTCCGGCCGGTGGTCGCAGGGTCCGCGACGGCGTTCGCTGCCCAAGCCGGGTGTCAAGGACGACGCGGTGATGGCGGGCGCGGCGCACCGGGAATTCACCGTGCTCCGCAAGGAGGTGAAATCGACTGCGGCCGAGCAGCTCACACGCTTCGAGGCCGCGATGGTGCGGCAGCGGCGGTGGACCGCGGAGCGTTTCCGCAGCCGGATCGTCGATCACCCGGTGCTGTGGCAGCTCGCGCGTCGCCTGGTCTGGGTCGCGTGCGACGCGGACGGCAAGGCGGACAGCGCTTTCCGGATCGCCGAGGATCGCAGCCTCGCCGCTGTCGACGATCGTCCGTTCACGCTCGACGACACCGCCACGGTAGGCATCGCGCATCCGATTCAGCTCGGTGACACCCTGCCCGCATGGGCCGAGCTGTTCGCCGATTACCAGATCTTGCAACCGTTTCCGCAGCTCGAGCGGTCCGTGCATCGTCTCTCCGAGGCCGAGCGGCCCGTCGAAGCGCTCACCCGTTTCGCGGGCCGTACCCTCGCCACCGGCCGCATCCTCGGCGCGAACAAGGCCGGGTGGCTGCGACAGGACATCCAATCCGGAGCCCAGTGGAATCTGATCTTCCGGCCGCTGGGGGAGGGGCACACCCTCGTGCTGGATTTCGAACCCGGCATCCGACTGTTCAACGAGCTCGCGGACCCCGTCCAGCGCATCGCGCAGTTCCGCTTGGCGGTCACCGGTTCGTCGGCCCAGTGGTGGGGGCAGGGGGTCCCGTTCGGCGAGCTGGACGAGATCACAGCCTCGGAGGCCCTGCTGGCCTTCCTGGCGCTGGATCCCCGCGAGCCCTGA
- a CDS encoding enoyl-CoA hydratase: protein MTDFETILLERKGRVALITLNRPKALNALNSQVLADISAALDELENDNEIGAVVLTGSERAFAAGADIKEMQSKSYMDMFLTDHFAGWDRLVAFRKPIIAAVAGYALGGGCELAMMCDLLIAADTAKFGQPEIKLGVIPGMGGSQRLTRAVGKAKAMDLILTGRNMDAEEAERAGLVSRIVPADQLVDTALEVAETIAGMGLPSVMIAKEAVDRAFETTLTEGLRFERRVFHSLFATEDQKEGMNAFVEKRPAKFTNR, encoded by the coding sequence GTGACCGACTTCGAGACCATTCTGCTGGAGCGCAAGGGGCGCGTCGCGCTCATCACGCTCAACCGGCCGAAGGCCCTGAACGCGCTGAATTCGCAGGTCCTGGCCGACATCTCGGCCGCACTCGACGAGCTCGAGAACGACAACGAGATCGGCGCGGTGGTCCTCACCGGCTCCGAGCGGGCCTTCGCGGCCGGCGCGGACATCAAGGAGATGCAGAGCAAGTCCTACATGGACATGTTCCTCACCGACCACTTCGCCGGCTGGGATCGCCTCGTCGCCTTCCGCAAGCCCATCATCGCCGCGGTCGCCGGCTACGCCCTCGGCGGCGGCTGCGAACTCGCCATGATGTGCGACCTGCTCATCGCCGCCGACACCGCCAAGTTCGGGCAGCCCGAGATCAAGCTCGGCGTCATCCCCGGCATGGGCGGCTCGCAGCGCCTCACCCGCGCCGTCGGCAAGGCCAAGGCCATGGATCTCATTCTCACCGGCCGCAATATGGACGCCGAGGAAGCCGAGCGCGCCGGGCTGGTCTCCCGCATCGTGCCCGCCGACCAGCTGGTCGACACCGCCCTCGAGGTGGCCGAGACCATCGCCGGCATGGGCCTGCCGTCGGTCATGATCGCCAAGGAAGCCGTCGACCGCGCCTTCGAGACCACCCTCACCGAGGGCCTGCGCTTCGAACGCCGCGTCTTCCACTCGCTGTTCGCCACCGAGGACCAGAAGGAAGGCATGAACGCCTTCGTCGAGAAGCGTCCGGCGAAGTTCACCAACCGGTAA
- the icmF gene encoding fused isobutyryl-CoA mutase/GTPase IcmF, giving the protein MADLHVPGHPVRFVTAAALFDGHDAAINIMRRILQSQGAEVIHLGHNRAVSEVVDAAVTEDVQGVAVSSYQGGHIEYFEYLAKALREAGAGHVKIFGGGGGVIIAEEIARLAESGVTIFSPEDGQRLGLPGMINQLIAECDVDLSGTPASVDAVLSGDRAALARTLTCLQQDTVSAEDRAAFEAAAAGRRVPVLGITGTGGSGKSSLTDELVRRLRTDQQDKLRVAVLAVDPTRRRGGGALLGDRIRMNSLDGDRVFFRSLATRGEREVPRNIDAMVIACKAAGYDLVVLETPGIGQGDAAVTEHVDVAMYVMTPEFGAASQLEKIDMLDYADVVAINKFERRGAEDALRDVSRQLVRNREEFHAAPEDMPVFGTSAATFNDDGVTALYQHLSELLAGHGLPVEPGVLPKVETRASTRFAQIIPPARVRYLAEIAEAVRGYHAETGRQIAAAQRVQRLEQVHAELVDPGQKHAGMTGATGTAGATGAGGTAGAAAVAELLAGARTELSPENAALLREWPAVAASYQGDEQVVKVRDRELRTTLRRETLSGSSIPRVALPRYTDHGELLRFLRSENLPGRFPYTAGVFAFKRDNEDPARMFAGEGDAFRTNRRFKVLSEHSDAKRLSTAFDSVTLYGHDPAERPDIYGKVGTSGVSIATLDDMKALYDGFDLDAPSTSVSMTINGPAPTILAYYLNAAIDQALEQFSQTEGREPSAEEAAQLRARTLATVRGTVQADILKEDQGQNTCIFSTEFSLRMMADIQEWFVRNSVRNFYSVSISGYHIAEAGANPISQLAFTLANGFTYVEAYLARGMHIDDFAPNLSFFFSNGMDAEYSVIGRVARRIWAIAMRDKYGANDRSQKLKYHIQTSGRSLHAQEMSFNDIRTTLQALIAVYDNCNSLHTNAYDEAVTTPTEESVRRALAIQLIINREWGLAMNENPLQGSFIIDELTDLVEEAVLREFERISERGGVLGAMETGYQRGRIQDESMLYERRKHDGSLPIIGVNTFRSPHEEEHRVLELARGTEDEKQSQLHRVREFTQRHRDEAPVALARLAEAAATDANVFEVLMDAARVCTLQQITDTFFTVGGQYRRNV; this is encoded by the coding sequence ATGGCCGACCTGCATGTTCCGGGCCATCCGGTGCGATTCGTGACCGCTGCGGCGCTGTTCGACGGGCACGATGCGGCGATCAACATCATGCGGCGGATCTTGCAGTCGCAGGGAGCCGAGGTGATTCATCTCGGGCACAACCGGGCGGTGAGTGAAGTCGTGGACGCGGCTGTCACCGAGGATGTGCAGGGGGTGGCGGTCAGTTCGTATCAGGGCGGGCATATCGAGTACTTCGAGTACCTGGCCAAGGCGCTGCGGGAGGCCGGGGCGGGGCACGTGAAGATTTTCGGCGGGGGTGGCGGGGTCATCATCGCGGAGGAGATCGCACGGCTGGCGGAGTCGGGAGTGACGATCTTTTCGCCGGAGGACGGGCAGCGGCTCGGGTTGCCGGGGATGATCAATCAGCTCATCGCGGAGTGCGATGTGGATCTGTCGGGGACGCCCGCTTCGGTCGACGCCGTATTGAGCGGGGATCGGGCTGCGCTGGCGCGGACGCTGACCTGCCTTCAGCAGGACACGGTTTCGGCGGAGGACCGGGCCGCGTTCGAGGCGGCCGCGGCGGGGCGGCGGGTTCCGGTGCTCGGTATCACGGGCACCGGTGGGTCCGGAAAGTCCTCGCTCACAGATGAACTCGTGCGTCGGCTGCGCACCGATCAGCAGGACAAGCTGCGGGTGGCGGTGCTGGCGGTGGATCCGACGCGGCGACGTGGCGGTGGCGCGCTGCTGGGTGACCGGATTCGGATGAACTCCCTCGACGGGGATCGGGTGTTCTTCCGGTCGCTGGCCACCCGGGGTGAGCGGGAGGTGCCGCGCAATATCGATGCCATGGTGATCGCCTGCAAGGCAGCGGGATACGACCTGGTCGTTCTGGAGACGCCGGGCATCGGGCAGGGGGACGCTGCGGTCACCGAGCATGTGGACGTGGCCATGTATGTCATGACGCCGGAATTCGGCGCGGCTTCTCAGCTGGAGAAGATCGACATGCTGGATTACGCGGATGTGGTGGCCATCAACAAGTTCGAGCGGCGCGGGGCGGAGGACGCGCTGCGGGACGTGTCGCGGCAGCTGGTGCGGAATCGGGAGGAGTTCCATGCCGCGCCGGAGGATATGCCGGTATTCGGCACCAGCGCGGCGACTTTCAACGATGACGGGGTCACGGCGCTGTACCAACATCTGAGCGAGCTGCTGGCCGGGCACGGGCTGCCGGTGGAGCCGGGGGTGCTGCCGAAAGTGGAGACGCGGGCCTCGACACGGTTCGCGCAGATCATTCCGCCCGCGCGGGTGCGGTATCTGGCGGAGATCGCGGAGGCGGTGCGGGGGTATCACGCGGAGACCGGACGACAGATCGCGGCGGCGCAGCGGGTGCAGCGGTTGGAGCAGGTGCATGCTGAACTGGTGGATCCCGGCCAAAAGCATGCCGGGATGACGGGGGCGACGGGCACTGCGGGGGCGACGGGCGCTGGGGGGACTGCGGGCGCTGCGGCGGTGGCGGAATTGCTCGCCGGGGCTCGGACGGAATTGTCGCCGGAAAATGCTGCCCTGCTGCGGGAATGGCCTGCGGTGGCCGCGTCGTATCAGGGTGATGAGCAGGTGGTGAAGGTTCGGGACCGGGAGCTGCGGACGACGCTGCGCCGGGAAACCTTGTCCGGCAGTTCGATTCCCCGCGTGGCGCTCCCCCGCTACACCGATCACGGTGAGCTGCTGCGATTCCTGCGGTCGGAGAACCTGCCGGGACGATTCCCGTACACGGCGGGAGTGTTCGCCTTCAAGCGCGACAACGAGGACCCGGCGCGCATGTTCGCCGGTGAAGGTGACGCCTTCCGCACGAACCGCCGATTCAAGGTGCTGTCGGAACACTCTGATGCCAAACGACTTTCGACGGCGTTCGATTCGGTGACGCTGTACGGGCACGATCCGGCGGAGCGCCCTGACATCTACGGCAAGGTCGGCACGTCCGGCGTTTCCATTGCCACGCTGGACGATATGAAGGCGCTCTACGACGGGTTCGACCTGGATGCGCCCAGCACCTCGGTGTCGATGACCATCAACGGTCCCGCGCCGACGATTCTCGCCTACTACCTCAATGCCGCCATCGATCAAGCGCTGGAACAGTTCTCGCAAACCGAGGGCCGGGAACCGTCGGCCGAAGAGGCGGCGCAGCTGCGGGCGCGGACCCTCGCCACCGTGCGCGGCACCGTGCAGGCCGACATTCTCAAGGAGGATCAGGGCCAGAACACCTGCATCTTCTCCACCGAATTCAGCCTGCGCATGATGGCCGATATCCAGGAGTGGTTCGTACGCAACAGCGTTCGCAATTTCTACTCGGTCTCCATCTCCGGCTATCACATTGCCGAGGCCGGCGCGAACCCCATCAGCCAGCTGGCCTTCACCCTCGCCAACGGATTCACCTATGTCGAGGCGTATTTGGCGCGCGGCATGCACATCGACGATTTCGCGCCCAATCTCTCCTTCTTCTTCTCCAATGGCATGGATGCCGAGTATTCGGTGATCGGGCGGGTGGCGCGGCGCATCTGGGCGATTGCCATGCGGGACAAGTACGGCGCGAACGACCGGTCGCAGAAGCTCAAGTACCACATTCAGACCTCCGGCCGGTCGCTGCACGCACAGGAGATGAGCTTCAACGACATTCGCACCACGCTGCAGGCGCTCATCGCCGTCTACGACAATTGCAACAGCCTGCACACCAATGCCTATGACGAGGCCGTCACCACGCCCACCGAGGAATCGGTGCGCCGCGCGCTGGCCATTCAGCTGATCATCAATCGCGAGTGGGGTCTCGCCATGAACGAGAACCCGCTACAGGGCAGCTTCATCATCGACGAGCTCACCGATCTGGTGGAGGAGGCCGTCCTGCGCGAATTCGAGCGGATCAGTGAGCGCGGCGGCGTGCTCGGGGCCATGGAGACCGGCTATCAGCGCGGCCGCATCCAGGACGAATCGATGCTGTACGAGCGGCGCAAACACGATGGGAGCCTGCCGATCATCGGCGTGAACACCTTCCGCAGCCCGCACGAGGAGGAACATCGGGTGCTGGAGCTGGCGCGCGGCACCGAGGACGAGAAGCAGTCGCAGCTGCACCGGGTGCGGGAGTTCACGCAGCGGCATCGGGATGAAGCGCCGGTCGCGCTGGCCCGGCTGGCCGAGGCGGCCGCCACCGATGCCAATGTGTTCGAGGTGCTCATGGATGCCGCACGGGTGTGCACGCTGCAGCAGATCACCGACACTTTCTTCACGGTGGGCGGGCAGTATCGCCGCAATGTGTGA
- a CDS encoding enoyl-CoA hydratase/isomerase family protein — MSDVQEPEVLIEKRDGLGLITLNRPRAINALNHPMALVILDALRAWAADDEVRTVVLTGAGERGLCAGGDIVAIHNDAKNAVAQADTAAADSPSGKFWRDEYILNALIGRYPKPYVAVMDGIVMGGGVGLSGHARHRIVTERSMVGMPETGIGFIPDVGGTWLLAHAPGELGTHVALTTARMSAGDAIAAGFADHFVPSEHIPALLEALRDNDADTAIAKFAQPAPVSELVVQKRWIDACYSADTVEEIVNRLETDGAPEAAKAAQDVLSKSPVALKVTLRSLRGARAAANLEEVLNQEYRVSVASLGTHDLVEGIRAQVIDKDRNPQWSPATLAEVTGADVDAYFAGLGDKELGLTAPEEQ, encoded by the coding sequence ATGAGCGACGTGCAGGAACCCGAGGTTCTCATCGAGAAGCGCGACGGGCTGGGGCTGATCACGCTCAACCGGCCACGCGCCATCAATGCGCTGAATCACCCGATGGCACTGGTCATTCTGGACGCGCTGCGGGCGTGGGCCGCCGACGACGAGGTGCGCACCGTGGTGCTCACCGGCGCGGGAGAGCGCGGGCTGTGCGCGGGCGGCGATATCGTGGCCATCCACAATGACGCGAAGAACGCTGTAGCGCAGGCTGATACAGCGGCAGCGGATTCTCCGTCCGGCAAGTTCTGGCGCGACGAGTACATCCTCAACGCGCTCATCGGCCGCTACCCCAAGCCGTACGTGGCGGTCATGGACGGCATCGTCATGGGCGGCGGCGTGGGCCTGTCCGGGCACGCCCGCCACCGCATCGTGACCGAGCGCTCCATGGTCGGCATGCCGGAGACCGGCATCGGCTTCATCCCGGACGTGGGCGGCACCTGGCTGCTGGCGCACGCGCCCGGCGAACTCGGCACCCACGTCGCGCTCACCACCGCGCGCATGAGCGCCGGTGACGCCATCGCCGCCGGCTTCGCCGATCATTTCGTGCCGTCCGAGCACATTCCGGCGCTGCTGGAAGCCTTGCGCGACAATGACGCCGACACCGCCATCGCCAAATTCGCGCAGCCCGCACCGGTTTCGGAGCTGGTGGTGCAGAAGCGCTGGATCGACGCCTGCTACAGCGCGGACACCGTCGAGGAGATCGTGAATCGTCTCGAGACCGACGGCGCTCCCGAGGCCGCCAAGGCCGCGCAGGATGTGCTGTCGAAGTCGCCGGTGGCACTGAAGGTAACGCTGCGCTCGCTGCGCGGTGCGCGGGCGGCGGCGAACCTGGAGGAGGTGCTGAACCAGGAGTACCGGGTGTCGGTCGCCTCGCTCGGCACCCACGACCTGGTGGAGGGCATTCGCGCCCAGGTCATCGACAAGGACCGCAATCCGCAGTGGTCGCCCGCCACCCTGGCCGAGGTCACCGGCGCGGATGTGGACGCCTACTTCGCCGGGCTCGGCGACAAGGAACTGGGGCTGACCGCCCCCGAGGAGCAGTAG
- the mmsB gene encoding 3-hydroxyisobutyrate dehydrogenase, which yields MSSENTSATTKVAFLGLGHMGGPMAANLVRAGYEVLAFDPVPAAQDQARKDGATVVETAGSAVAEADTVITMLPNGRIVLDLYGEVLSAAKPGTLFVDCSTIDVADAQEAAKVAAAAGHRTLDAPVSGGVAGAAAGTLTFMVGGAAEDFAEALPLLEVMGGKVVHCGPAGVGQAAKICNNMLLGISMIGLSEAIVLGEKLGLTHDKFFDVVSTASGQSWALTSYCPVPGPVPTSPANNDYNPGFATALMTKDLGLAANALRGNNVDGQIGLLAAEIYNRFNQDEAGKDFSAIVTDIRKRSEGETA from the coding sequence GTGAGCAGCGAAAACACTTCGGCGACAACCAAGGTCGCCTTCCTCGGTCTCGGCCACATGGGTGGGCCGATGGCTGCCAACCTGGTGCGGGCCGGATACGAGGTCCTCGCCTTCGACCCCGTGCCCGCGGCGCAGGACCAGGCTCGCAAGGACGGCGCGACCGTCGTCGAGACCGCCGGATCCGCTGTGGCGGAGGCGGATACGGTCATCACCATGCTGCCCAACGGGCGCATCGTGCTCGACCTGTACGGCGAGGTGCTGTCCGCGGCCAAGCCGGGCACGCTGTTCGTGGACTGCTCCACCATCGACGTCGCCGACGCCCAGGAAGCCGCGAAAGTCGCTGCGGCAGCCGGACATCGGACCCTCGACGCCCCGGTTTCCGGTGGCGTGGCGGGCGCTGCGGCGGGCACCCTCACCTTCATGGTGGGCGGTGCGGCCGAGGATTTCGCCGAGGCGCTGCCGTTGCTGGAGGTCATGGGCGGCAAGGTGGTTCACTGCGGTCCGGCCGGTGTCGGCCAGGCCGCCAAGATCTGCAACAACATGCTGCTCGGCATCTCTATGATCGGCCTGTCCGAGGCCATCGTGCTCGGCGAGAAGCTGGGGCTGACCCACGACAAGTTCTTCGACGTGGTGTCCACCGCGTCCGGGCAGTCGTGGGCGCTCACCTCGTACTGCCCGGTCCCCGGCCCGGTGCCGACCAGCCCGGCCAACAATGACTACAACCCGGGCTTCGCCACCGCGCTCATGACCAAGGACCTGGGCCTGGCCGCGAACGCGCTGCGCGGCAACAATGTCGACGGACAGATCGGTCTGCTCGCCGCAGAGATCTACAACCGCTTCAACCAGGACGAAGCGGGCAAGGACTTCTCGGCTATCGTGACCGACATCCGCAAGCGATCTGAAGGGGAGACGGCGTGA
- a CDS encoding acyl-CoA dehydrogenase family protein: MFVLDEDEKAIVDTARSFADELLAPNALEWDEQKHFPVDVLRKAGELGLGGIYVREDVGGSELRRLDAVRIFEQLSTGCPAVAAYISIHNMATWMIDSYGTEQQRNRWLPGLTSMDLLASYALTEPSVGSDAAALSTKAVRDGDDYLLTGVKQFISGAGSSDVYVLMARTSDNGARGISAFIVPADTPGLSFGANEKKMGWNAQPTRQVILDNARVPAENLLGGEGNGFRIAMNGLNGGRLNIAACSLGGAQVALDKTVAYLAQRKAFGARLLDNPALQFDLADMRTSLEASRTLLWRAAAALDADAPDKVELCAMAKRFTTDAGFEVANKALQLHGGYGYLAEYGVEKIVRDLRVHQILEGTNEIMRVVVARSVVGAA, translated from the coding sequence ATGTTCGTATTGGACGAGGACGAGAAGGCGATCGTCGATACCGCCCGCTCCTTCGCCGACGAGCTGCTCGCACCCAATGCCCTGGAATGGGATGAGCAGAAGCACTTTCCGGTGGATGTGCTGCGCAAGGCGGGTGAGCTCGGGCTGGGCGGCATCTATGTCCGCGAGGACGTCGGCGGCTCGGAACTGCGGCGACTGGATGCCGTGCGCATCTTCGAGCAGCTGTCCACCGGCTGCCCGGCCGTCGCCGCCTACATCTCCATCCACAATATGGCGACGTGGATGATCGACAGCTACGGCACCGAGCAGCAACGCAATCGGTGGCTGCCGGGCCTCACGTCGATGGATCTGCTGGCCAGCTACGCGCTCACCGAACCGAGCGTCGGCTCCGACGCCGCGGCCTTGAGCACCAAGGCCGTTCGCGACGGCGACGACTACTTGCTCACGGGCGTCAAACAATTCATCTCCGGCGCGGGCAGCTCGGATGTGTACGTGCTCATGGCACGCACCAGTGACAATGGGGCGCGCGGGATTTCGGCGTTCATCGTGCCCGCCGACACCCCGGGCCTGTCGTTCGGCGCGAACGAGAAGAAAATGGGCTGGAACGCCCAGCCCACCCGGCAGGTCATTCTCGACAATGCCCGGGTGCCCGCCGAGAACCTGCTCGGCGGCGAGGGCAACGGCTTCCGCATCGCCATGAACGGCCTCAACGGCGGACGGCTGAACATCGCCGCCTGCTCGCTGGGCGGGGCGCAGGTCGCGCTCGACAAGACCGTGGCCTACCTGGCGCAGCGCAAGGCGTTCGGGGCGCGGCTGCTGGACAATCCGGCGCTGCAATTCGATCTCGCCGACATGCGCACCTCGCTGGAAGCCTCCCGCACCCTGCTGTGGCGGGCCGCCGCCGCCCTCGACGCCGACGCCCCCGACAAGGTGGAACTGTGCGCCATGGCCAAGCGGTTCACCACCGATGCCGGGTTCGAGGTCGCCAACAAGGCACTCCAGCTGCACGGCGGCTACGGCTATCTGGCTGAATACGGGGTCGAGAAGATCGTCCGCGACCTGCGGGTGCATCAGATTCTCGAAGGAACGAACGAGATCATGCGGGTCGTGGTGGCCCGCTCGGTGGTAGGAGCGGCATGA
- a CDS encoding CoA-acylating methylmalonate-semialdehyde dehydrogenase, whose translation MVRELTHFIGGQHVPGTSGNFADVYDPSSGQVQARVPLASKAEVEAVIANAAEAQQVWAAFNPQKRARVLMKFLTLVQDEMDSLAALLSSEHGKTIADAKGDIQRGLEVIEFAVGIPHLLKGEYTESAGTGIDVYSMRQPLGVVAGITPFNFPAMIPLWKAGPALACGNAFVLKPSERDPSVPLRLAELFLEAGLPAGVFNVVNGDKEAVDTILHDERIKAVGFVGSTPIAQYIYETATANGKRAQAFGGAKNHAIVMPDADLDDVADQLIGAGYGSAGERCMAISVAVPVGEETADRLREKLIERVNKLNVGRSDDPGADFGPLVGRDGVDRVNNYVQIGVDEGAEIVIDGRGLVVEGAEDGFFAGATLFDRVTPDMRIYKEEIFGPVLAIVRAKDYEEALRLPNEHEYGNGVAIFTRDGDTARDFAARVQVGMVGINVPIPVPIAYHTFGGWKRSGFGDLNQHGPDSIRFYTKTKTVTQRWPAGQKESNAFVIPTMD comes from the coding sequence ATGGTTCGCGAACTCACCCACTTCATCGGCGGGCAGCACGTGCCCGGAACCTCCGGCAACTTCGCGGACGTCTACGACCCGAGCAGCGGGCAGGTGCAGGCGCGGGTGCCGCTGGCGAGCAAGGCCGAGGTCGAGGCCGTCATCGCCAATGCCGCCGAAGCACAGCAGGTGTGGGCCGCGTTCAACCCGCAGAAGCGGGCGCGCGTGCTCATGAAGTTCCTGACCCTGGTGCAGGACGAGATGGATTCCCTGGCGGCGCTGCTGTCCTCGGAGCACGGCAAGACCATTGCCGACGCCAAGGGTGACATCCAGCGCGGGCTCGAGGTCATCGAATTCGCCGTCGGCATTCCGCACCTGCTCAAGGGCGAGTACACCGAGAGCGCCGGCACCGGCATCGACGTGTACTCCATGCGTCAGCCGCTCGGCGTCGTCGCGGGCATCACGCCGTTCAACTTCCCGGCCATGATCCCGCTGTGGAAGGCCGGTCCGGCGCTCGCCTGCGGAAACGCCTTCGTGCTCAAGCCTTCCGAGCGCGACCCCTCGGTGCCGCTGCGCCTGGCCGAACTGTTCCTCGAGGCCGGACTGCCGGCCGGTGTGTTCAATGTGGTCAACGGTGACAAGGAAGCCGTCGACACCATCCTGCACGACGAGCGCATCAAGGCCGTCGGCTTCGTGGGCTCCACCCCGATCGCGCAGTACATCTACGAGACCGCCACCGCGAACGGCAAGCGCGCCCAGGCTTTCGGCGGCGCGAAGAACCACGCCATCGTCATGCCGGACGCCGACCTCGACGATGTGGCCGATCAGCTCATCGGCGCCGGTTACGGTTCCGCCGGTGAGCGCTGCATGGCCATCTCGGTCGCCGTCCCGGTGGGCGAGGAGACCGCGGATCGCCTGCGCGAGAAGCTGATCGAGCGCGTCAACAAGCTGAATGTCGGCCGCTCCGACGACCCGGGCGCCGACTTCGGCCCGCTGGTCGGCCGCGACGGCGTGGACCGCGTGAACAACTACGTGCAGATCGGCGTGGACGAAGGCGCCGAGATCGTCATCGACGGCCGCGGCCTGGTCGTCGAGGGCGCGGAAGACGGATTCTTCGCGGGCGCAACACTGTTCGACCGCGTCACCCCCGACATGCGCATCTACAAGGAAGAGATCTTCGGCCCCGTGCTCGCCATCGTGCGCGCCAAGGACTACGAAGAGGCGCTGCGCCTGCCCAACGAGCACGAATACGGCAATGGCGTCGCCATTTTCACGCGCGACGGTGACACCGCCCGCGACTTCGCCGCCCGCGTGCAGGTCGGCATGGTCGGCATCAACGTCCCGATCCCGGTGCCGATCGCGTACCACACCTTCGGCGGCTGGAAGCGTTCCGGCTTCGGCGATCTCAACCAGCACGGCCCGGACTCCATCCGCTTCTATACCAAGACCAAGACGGTGACGCAGCGCTGGCCCGCGGGGCAGAAGGAGTCCAACGCCTTCGTCATCCCGACCATGGACTGA
- a CDS encoding MarR family winged helix-turn-helix transcriptional regulator, whose protein sequence is MSRPRPLPLDPIEEAHRQWGEHGWGDVADGMAAVTSLVRAQQIVMARVDEALKPSGLTFSRYELLQLLSFSKTGALPMAVASARLQVHPTSVTNTVDRLEAAKLVKRVPHPSDRRATLIEITDAGRELVATATEQLNRRVFAETGLPPERLQLLLELLAEFRQSAGDFDSGGSPTRWAGQ, encoded by the coding sequence ATGTCTCGGCCACGTCCGCTCCCGCTCGATCCGATCGAGGAGGCGCATCGTCAGTGGGGCGAGCACGGGTGGGGAGACGTGGCCGACGGGATGGCCGCAGTTACCTCGCTGGTGCGGGCTCAGCAAATCGTGATGGCTCGGGTGGACGAGGCGTTGAAGCCGTCGGGACTCACGTTTTCGCGGTACGAGCTACTCCAGCTACTGAGCTTCAGCAAAACGGGCGCGCTACCCATGGCGGTGGCCAGTGCGCGATTGCAGGTGCATCCGACAAGCGTGACGAACACGGTGGATCGGCTGGAGGCGGCGAAGCTGGTGAAGCGCGTGCCGCATCCGAGCGACCGGCGCGCTACGCTGATCGAAATCACGGATGCCGGAAGGGAATTGGTGGCCACGGCCACCGAACAGCTGAACCGGCGAGTGTTCGCCGAGACCGGTCTACCGCCGGAACGTTTGCAGTTGTTGCTGGAATTGCTGGCAGAGTTCCGGCAATCCGCGGGCGACTTCGACAGTGGTGGCTCGCCCACCAGATGGGCCGGTCAGTAA